Proteins co-encoded in one Erinaceus europaeus chromosome 2, mEriEur2.1, whole genome shotgun sequence genomic window:
- the UBE2B gene encoding ubiquitin-conjugating enzyme E2 B has protein sequence MSTPARRRLMRDFKRLQEDPPVGVSGAPSENNIMQWNAVIFGPEGTPFEDGTFKLVIEFSEEYPNKPPTVRFLSKMFHPNVYADGSICLDILQNRWSPTYDVSSILTSIQSLLDEPNPNSPANSQAAQLYQENKREYEKRVSAIVEQSWNDS, from the exons ATGTCGACCCCGGCCCGGAGGAGGCTCATGCGGGATTTCAAGCG ATTGCAAGAGGACCCACCTGTGGGTGTCAGTGGCGCACCATCTGAAAACAACATCATGCAGTGGAATGCAGTTATATTTGG ACCAGAAGGGACACCCTTTGAAGATG GTACTTTTAAACTAGTAATTGAATTTTCTGAAGAATATCCAAATAAACCACCAACTGTTAGGTTTTTATCCAAAATGTTTCATCCAAATG TGTATGCTGATGGTAGCATATGTTTAGATATCCTTCAGAATCGATGGAGTCCAACATATGATGTATCTTCTATTCTAACATCAATTCAG tCTCTTTTGGATGAACCGAATCCAAACAGTCCAGCCAATAGCCAGGCAGCACAGCTTTATCAGGAAAACAAACGAGAATATGAGAAAAGAGTTTCGGCCATTGTTGAACAAAGCTGGAATGATTCCTAA